The Geoglobus acetivorans genome window below encodes:
- a CDS encoding type II secretion system F family protein produces MPYTPSFLRRRYARKWLKNRKKYADIDRALKASRLNFTVYEFLAAAAFYSCLVFVVSFIFFSLAVKVFFDDIARYAVSFTVNELVRFLMPTVKNVPHLGIGDLVSGYSHLALYYAEKYYYIVMLIPSYLFYRLARYAILSYPFFLANRRKGEIDLYLPHAVNMMYGMAVGGLSPVEVLKEVSKLHYLFGEVSVELKEVIKHFEVFRKDIFSSMRYVRDTTPSKKLSAFLDSLIVVLQGGGSLVDYLKSKSEEYEEEKDIAFDEVTSFMEILFEIYISIFMMFPLLLLIVLVVSKFISQDIMDGYVYMIYLLLPVSAVFIIYLARSTLPFTGSSIVVVKDEGLAANVYIYSRKVRRFKRSLVKEVINKIVRFALHPYTTSIAYMDSKIVAVHVLLYSAAAFYILWSRNYIEPENYAIPAFALFSVLTVIFEMKHRVISRAEERLPEFFSEIAMLNESGVSIFDGIRLVSRGGTDILSREFADIGRYVEIGLPVTRSFSRLAYRIKSDIFAKAIPIAVKTLETNSTVKDAFTTVSRFIESEILFRKRLKSSLMPYLAIVYLSVGVFIFVTYLLISKFLVVFSGMDVEVMGMKASFDVEMIRQTFMRTLYLISFLSGIIAGTISEMRVTGGFKHALVLTFITYVSFTYFV; encoded by the coding sequence ATGCCCTATACTCCTTCGTTTTTGAGGAGAAGGTATGCCCGGAAATGGCTGAAAAACAGAAAGAAATATGCAGATATAGACAGGGCCCTCAAAGCTTCCAGGCTGAATTTCACCGTGTATGAGTTTCTTGCAGCTGCTGCTTTTTACTCATGTCTGGTATTTGTGGTCTCGTTCATTTTTTTCAGTCTTGCTGTAAAGGTGTTTTTTGACGATATTGCGAGATATGCAGTCAGCTTTACAGTTAATGAACTGGTCAGGTTTCTGATGCCAACCGTGAAAAACGTCCCCCATCTCGGGATTGGAGATTTGGTTTCAGGCTATTCTCACCTGGCGTTGTATTATGCCGAAAAGTATTATTACATTGTCATGCTTATTCCCTCTTACCTGTTTTACAGACTTGCCAGATATGCTATTCTATCTTATCCATTCTTTCTGGCCAACAGGAGAAAGGGCGAGATAGATCTGTATCTCCCCCATGCAGTAAATATGATGTATGGAATGGCCGTGGGAGGTCTGAGTCCAGTAGAGGTTTTGAAGGAGGTTTCAAAGCTTCATTATCTTTTTGGAGAGGTCAGCGTTGAGCTGAAAGAAGTTATCAAGCATTTTGAGGTGTTCAGGAAGGACATTTTTTCGAGCATGAGGTATGTCAGAGACACGACACCGAGCAAAAAGCTTTCAGCGTTTCTGGATAGCCTGATAGTGGTGTTGCAGGGAGGAGGGAGTCTGGTAGATTATCTCAAATCCAAGTCTGAAGAATACGAGGAGGAGAAGGACATCGCCTTTGATGAGGTCACGAGCTTCATGGAAATCCTGTTTGAGATATACATTTCCATATTCATGATGTTTCCGTTGCTGCTGCTGATCGTACTCGTTGTTTCAAAATTCATCTCTCAGGACATAATGGATGGATATGTTTACATGATTTATCTCCTGCTCCCGGTTTCCGCAGTGTTCATAATCTACCTGGCGAGGTCAACTCTCCCGTTTACTGGATCTTCTATAGTGGTGGTTAAGGATGAGGGCCTGGCGGCGAATGTTTACATCTATTCCAGGAAGGTGAGGAGGTTCAAAAGGAGCCTGGTGAAAGAAGTTATTAACAAAATCGTAAGATTTGCCCTGCATCCCTACACGACCTCCATCGCCTACATGGACTCAAAGATAGTGGCAGTGCATGTGCTTCTTTACTCTGCTGCTGCGTTCTACATTTTATGGAGCAGAAATTACATTGAGCCTGAAAATTACGCAATACCTGCTTTTGCACTCTTTTCCGTACTTACTGTAATCTTTGAGATGAAGCACAGGGTGATTTCACGAGCTGAGGAAAGGCTGCCTGAATTCTTCAGTGAGATTGCCATGCTCAACGAGTCAGGTGTCTCTATCTTTGATGGGATAAGGCTGGTATCCAGAGGAGGGACTGACATTCTGTCGAGGGAATTTGCAGACATTGGGAGATATGTCGAGATCGGTCTTCCCGTCACGAGATCCTTTTCGAGACTTGCGTATCGAATAAAAAGCGATATTTTTGCAAAGGCGATTCCTATAGCTGTAAAGACCCTTGAAACAAACTCCACGGTAAAGGATGCATTTACTACTGTTTCCAGGTTCATTGAATCTGAGATTTTATTCAGAAAGAGGTTAAAGTCCAGCCTCATGCCCTACCTTGCCATAGTTTACCTTTCTGTTGGGGTTTTCATCTTTGTAACATATCTGCTTATTTCCAAGTTTCTTGTCGTCTTCTCCGGAATGGATGTTGAGGTAATGGGGATGAAGGCGTCATTTGATGTTGAAATGATAAGACAGACATTCATGAGAACACTATATCTCATTTCATTTCTTTCGGGGATCATTGCAGGAACGATATCGGAGATGAGGGTTACTGGTGGATTCAAGCACGCCCTGGTCCTGACTTTCATTACCTACGTGTCTTTCACGTATTTTGTCTGA
- a CDS encoding metallophosphoesterase: protein MELIELLDEAMSIGYSRVPDIQSEMYSVIGDIHADSRALKILVREAFRPVIFLGDYADRGGEPVEVYRTILEGYIDGDFILLRGNHESGNVMPHDLPYMLEREEWGPEFYRKLQKFWKMLPCCCVINGDVFAVHGGIYTRGCRIINRGVRRSELMREDAEIELMWNDPWENNECVRNFERGIGYRFGPKATDRFLEDLGLKVVVRSHEPYKVMKVEHNGMVVTIGSTGVYGTRIARLNVCGKFRDGYELSQNFGEIF, encoded by the coding sequence ATGGAACTGATTGAGCTTCTCGACGAGGCAATGAGTATAGGATATTCCCGAGTGCCTGACATTCAGTCTGAAATGTATTCGGTAATTGGAGATATTCATGCCGATTCCAGAGCCCTGAAAATTTTAGTGAGGGAAGCGTTCAGACCGGTAATCTTCCTGGGAGATTATGCGGACAGGGGTGGCGAGCCGGTTGAGGTATACAGGACCATCCTCGAGGGATATATCGACGGAGATTTTATTCTCCTCAGGGGAAATCATGAATCTGGGAATGTAATGCCTCATGATTTACCCTACATGCTGGAGAGGGAGGAATGGGGGCCAGAGTTTTACAGAAAGCTTCAAAAATTCTGGAAAATGCTCCCCTGCTGCTGTGTAATAAACGGCGATGTCTTTGCGGTGCATGGTGGAATATACACAAGGGGCTGCAGGATCATCAATAGGGGTGTAAGGCGTTCGGAATTAATGCGGGAGGATGCTGAGATTGAGCTGATGTGGAATGACCCTTGGGAAAACAATGAATGTGTGCGGAATTTTGAAAGGGGGATTGGTTACAGATTCGGTCCCAAAGCCACCGACAGATTCCTTGAGGATCTCGGTTTGAAAGTTGTGGTGAGGAGTCATGAACCCTACAAGGTTATGAAGGTCGAGCATAATGGCATGGTTGTCACCATCGGGTCAACGGGAGTATATGGTACGAGAATTGCAAGACTTAATGTTTGTGGAAAATTCAGAGATGGATATGAGTTAAGCCAAAATTTTGGGGAAATTTTTTAG
- a CDS encoding cytochrome c3 family protein, whose amino-acid sequence MERKAAMLLLFLIVAGLIVAAEGYNTFMFIEKDPRFCKTCHLMEEAWNKWNQSPHQGITCHECHEASIQDNMRLLVTYFTLQPEEVSDDVHVVIPNEKCENCHFQKSEKWPYVADTAGHKYHLENAKANCIDCHGGRVHKFVPDNSECNKCHSDISMKVPQMDFHCTNCHNFLADVKTNGENILPTSQDCKKCHKDRDIILALPEGAHSESECSNCHQPHITAEPFSCQTCHSLPDKPIHKYHADKDCKSCHVPHKNIDVRTICETCHTDRKDHYPTLKCTTCHK is encoded by the coding sequence ATGGAACGAAAGGCTGCAATGCTACTCCTTTTCCTGATAGTGGCAGGCCTGATAGTGGCTGCCGAAGGCTACAATACGTTCATGTTCATCGAAAAAGATCCAAGATTCTGCAAAACCTGCCACTTGATGGAAGAGGCATGGAACAAATGGAACCAGAGCCCACACCAGGGGATAACCTGTCACGAGTGCCATGAAGCGAGTATACAGGACAACATGAGACTGCTCGTAACATACTTCACCCTCCAGCCAGAAGAAGTTTCAGACGACGTCCACGTAGTGATACCCAATGAAAAATGCGAAAACTGCCACTTCCAGAAATCAGAAAAATGGCCATACGTTGCGGACACAGCGGGGCACAAATATCATCTGGAAAACGCCAAGGCCAACTGTATAGACTGTCATGGGGGAAGAGTCCACAAGTTCGTGCCGGACAACTCAGAGTGCAATAAGTGCCACAGCGATATATCCATGAAGGTTCCGCAGATGGATTTCCACTGCACCAACTGCCACAACTTCTTAGCCGACGTGAAGACAAACGGGGAAAACATCCTTCCAACATCACAGGACTGTAAGAAGTGCCACAAGGACAGAGACATCATCCTCGCACTGCCTGAAGGTGCCCATTCAGAGAGTGAGTGCAGCAACTGCCACCAGCCACATATAACCGCCGAGCCGTTCTCATGCCAGACCTGCCACAGCCTGCCAGACAAACCAATCCACAAGTACCACGCAGACAAAGACTGCAAGTCCTGCCACGTGCCCCACAAGAACATAGACGTCAGGACGATCTGTGAAACGTGCCACACAGACAGGAAAGACCACTACCCGACTCTCAAATGCACAACCTGTCACAAATAA
- the nrfD gene encoding NrfD/PsrC family molybdoenzyme membrane anchor subunit, producing the protein MSEILWQVLQHVQGYIYPNEVEVNWSVLIALYPYITGLVAGAFIVASLERIFKVEAVKPTYRLALLTALAFLLCAPLPLVAHLGHPERALEIMMTPHLSSAMAGFGFVYAWYLMAVLLIELYFDYRKDIVMWSQEVGGIKGFIYKILTLGDYNISDEAVKADNKIVNIVTVIGLPSAAFLHGYVGFIFGSVKANHWWSSPLMPIIFLFSAMVSGIALVLLIYIVSSYIRGVELDRACTDTLANYLLYSYLLDLSLEFMELAHLFYTQEEGIDAIRVLITDKLFWTFIVIQVFLGTLVPIFLLIIARTGIFKFNVRKWIYIFVTTLTLIGVFAMRWNVVIGGQLISKTYLGYTTYIMPLFGPESLSLALAIWILPFIILAVLIKLLPPWEHPHEWEKTEAE; encoded by the coding sequence GTGAGTGAAATTCTCTGGCAGGTTCTCCAGCACGTTCAGGGATACATATACCCCAACGAGGTCGAGGTTAACTGGAGTGTCCTCATTGCTCTCTATCCCTACATAACTGGTCTCGTGGCTGGAGCATTTATTGTCGCATCTCTCGAAAGAATATTCAAAGTTGAGGCCGTGAAGCCCACCTACAGGCTTGCACTGTTAACGGCTCTCGCCTTCCTGTTATGCGCTCCACTGCCGCTGGTCGCGCATCTGGGACATCCTGAAAGGGCCCTTGAGATCATGATGACACCCCACCTCTCGTCAGCAATGGCAGGTTTCGGTTTCGTCTATGCCTGGTACCTTATGGCAGTCCTGCTGATAGAGCTTTACTTCGACTACAGAAAAGACATAGTAATGTGGTCCCAGGAAGTGGGTGGAATTAAGGGCTTTATATATAAGATACTCACCCTCGGAGATTACAACATAAGCGATGAGGCTGTCAAAGCAGATAACAAAATCGTGAACATCGTTACTGTTATTGGTCTCCCTTCAGCTGCGTTCCTGCATGGCTATGTCGGGTTCATATTCGGGAGCGTTAAGGCAAATCACTGGTGGAGTTCACCTCTGATGCCAATAATCTTCCTGTTCTCAGCGATGGTCTCAGGAATTGCACTCGTCCTGTTGATATACATAGTCAGCAGCTACATAAGAGGGGTTGAGCTTGACAGAGCCTGTACAGATACGCTCGCCAATTACCTGCTCTACTCATATCTGCTGGACCTCTCCTTAGAGTTCATGGAGCTTGCTCACCTGTTTTACACGCAGGAAGAGGGCATAGATGCAATAAGAGTGCTGATAACAGACAAACTGTTCTGGACATTCATCGTGATTCAGGTCTTCCTTGGCACCCTCGTACCGATATTCCTGCTGATAATCGCCAGGACAGGTATATTCAAGTTCAACGTCAGAAAATGGATATACATATTTGTCACCACTCTGACACTCATCGGCGTTTTTGCAATGAGATGGAATGTGGTGATAGGTGGTCAGCTGATATCAAAGACATACCTCGGGTACACAACATACATAATGCCACTATTTGGCCCAGAAAGCCTTTCACTCGCCTTAGCCATCTGGATATTGCCATTCATAATACTGGCGGTGTTGATCAAGCTGCTGCCACCATGGGAGCATCCGCACGAGTGGGAAAAAACAGAAGCCGAATAA
- a CDS encoding 4Fe-4S dicluster domain-containing protein, which yields MVSRRKFLAIIAAVAGFASFKRKVAAQEPVEGYDWNKHKYAFVVDTTRCIGCGRCVRACKIENEVPMKPFYFRTWVERWVWLKDEEGPKVDSPNGGFDGFPPTYDERMISKSYYVPKLCNHCDRPPCVQVCPVGATYKTKDGVVLVDEKYCIGCRYCIQACPYGARYLYPADGPRETRRNTADKCTWCYHRITRGYKPACVEVCPVGARKFGDLMDPEDEVRKIIEERRVQVLKPDMGTLPQVYYIELDSEVR from the coding sequence ATGGTCAGTAGAAGAAAGTTTCTGGCCATTATTGCTGCTGTCGCCGGGTTTGCCAGCTTTAAGAGAAAAGTAGCAGCTCAGGAGCCGGTTGAAGGCTACGACTGGAACAAACACAAATATGCCTTTGTCGTCGATACAACGAGATGCATTGGATGTGGAAGGTGCGTGAGAGCCTGCAAGATCGAGAACGAAGTCCCGATGAAGCCATTTTACTTCAGGACATGGGTGGAAAGATGGGTGTGGCTTAAAGATGAAGAGGGGCCCAAAGTGGATTCTCCAAACGGTGGATTTGACGGATTTCCGCCTACATACGATGAGAGGATGATATCTAAATCCTACTACGTCCCAAAGCTCTGCAATCACTGTGACAGACCTCCATGCGTTCAGGTCTGTCCGGTTGGTGCAACATACAAGACGAAAGACGGTGTTGTTCTTGTGGATGAGAAATACTGCATTGGGTGCAGATACTGCATCCAGGCATGTCCGTATGGGGCAAGATACCTCTATCCGGCCGATGGTCCGAGAGAGACTAGAAGAAACACCGCTGACAAATGCACATGGTGCTACCACAGGATTACCAGGGGCTACAAGCCCGCATGCGTTGAAGTGTGCCCTGTGGGAGCACGAAAATTCGGAGATCTGATGGATCCGGAAGATGAAGTCAGGAAGATCATAGAAGAGAGAAGAGTTCAGGTACTTAAGCCCGATATGGGAACGTTACCTCAGGTTTACTATATTGAGCTTGACTCGGAGGTGAGATGA
- a CDS encoding NOL1/NOP2/sun family putative RNA methylase: protein MDELKDTNPDFFRKYEDIDDTEEFLHYMMLPLRQSFRVNTLKVGIDDVVERLSEEFELERVPWAKEGYFVYGEEVTNTPEFALGLIFMQEASSMIPAAVLDVQPGMLVLDMAASPGSKTTQMSAYMENRGCIVANDVKYPRINILISNIQKFGSVNVRVTMKDGRYFGRFRDTFDRVLLDAPCSNVGMIRKNYKYLRLWRQRDVEALSRLQKELIMAAYRALKPGGVLVYSTCTLDPEENEEVVDYLLSNTDARLEKIDLPLKSHEPITEFRGKIYTDEVKKCLRIHPQDNNTEGFFVAKVVKDE from the coding sequence ATGGATGAGCTGAAAGACACCAATCCTGATTTTTTCAGGAAATATGAAGACATAGACGATACTGAGGAGTTCCTTCATTACATGATGCTGCCCTTAAGACAGAGCTTCAGGGTCAACACGCTTAAAGTCGGAATTGATGATGTCGTCGAGAGACTTTCTGAAGAATTTGAGCTGGAAAGGGTTCCCTGGGCCAAGGAGGGTTATTTTGTGTATGGTGAGGAGGTAACGAACACGCCCGAGTTCGCACTTGGGTTAATTTTCATGCAGGAAGCAAGCTCGATGATTCCTGCCGCTGTTCTTGATGTCCAGCCGGGAATGCTCGTTCTGGACATGGCGGCATCGCCCGGATCAAAAACAACTCAGATGTCGGCTTACATGGAAAACAGGGGCTGTATCGTTGCAAATGATGTGAAATACCCGAGGATAAACATCCTGATATCCAACATCCAGAAATTCGGGTCTGTCAATGTGAGGGTTACGATGAAGGACGGCAGGTATTTTGGAAGGTTCAGAGATACATTTGATCGAGTTCTGCTTGACGCTCCGTGCAGCAACGTGGGCATGATACGGAAGAATTACAAGTACCTGAGACTCTGGAGGCAGAGGGATGTTGAGGCTCTGTCAAGGCTTCAAAAGGAGCTGATAATGGCTGCATACAGGGCACTGAAACCTGGTGGAGTTCTCGTTTACTCGACATGTACACTCGACCCTGAAGAAAACGAGGAGGTTGTGGATTATCTTTTGAGCAATACTGATGCAAGGCTCGAAAAGATTGATCTTCCTTTAAAGTCGCACGAACCCATAACCGAATTCAGAGGGAAGATTTACACCGATGAGGTCAAGAAGTGCCTGAGAATCCATCCTCAGGACAACAATACTGAGGGATTTTTTGTTGCGAAGGTGGTAAAGGATGAATGA
- a CDS encoding methyltransferase RsmF C-terminal domain-like protein, protein MNEREILEKLREQFGVEILNLRLKLMGKNRIYAYRECGPDIEERHSGVYFGKIERDGIRLSIEGCYLLNDELRKNVVELSRDEMIRWLRGEDIERDVQGYVVLKWKTYWLGCGRGNGKIIRNFVPKDRRLRGD, encoded by the coding sequence ATGAATGAGCGAGAAATACTTGAAAAACTCAGGGAACAGTTTGGCGTTGAAATTCTGAATTTAAGGCTTAAGCTGATGGGCAAGAACAGAATTTACGCATACAGAGAATGCGGACCTGACATTGAGGAAAGGCACTCTGGTGTTTACTTCGGGAAAATTGAAAGGGATGGCATAAGACTGTCGATTGAAGGATGCTATCTTCTGAATGATGAACTCAGAAAGAACGTGGTCGAGCTCAGCAGGGATGAGATGATAAGGTGGCTTCGAGGAGAGGATATTGAACGGGATGTGCAGGGATATGTTGTTTTAAAATGGAAAACCTACTGGCTCGGATGCGGCAGGGGTAATGGAAAGATCATACGGAATTTCGTTCCCAAAGACCGGAGATTGAGGGGCGATTAG
- a CDS encoding nitrilase-related carbon-nitrogen hydrolase translates to MKLRVSAVQCLTGKKAFESAEKLVFSSDSDLYLLPEYFSYSDDVFTGSIAETTIDWLKKISRERGAIVAGNAVRSDGGKYYNTLYVFHDGDLVAVQDKIHPTESEKKRGICCGEKLKVFELDGIRYSALICADILYPELCRIPGLKGVDVVLNPVVSFKKSQLPAQEFRHCLYFTRSFDNAYAIVKAGGVGITFTGERCVGRSLISTPEGIISRYENENSEELIEAEIDIGRIREYRKVNYSLRDRNISAMRELLDGGIEC, encoded by the coding sequence ATGAAACTCCGAGTTTCCGCCGTGCAGTGCCTTACTGGCAAAAAAGCATTTGAAAGTGCTGAAAAATTGGTTTTCTCTTCCGATTCTGACCTCTACCTGCTTCCGGAATACTTTTCCTATTCTGATGATGTATTTACTGGCAGCATCGCAGAAACAACGATTGACTGGTTGAAAAAGATTAGCAGAGAAAGAGGAGCTATTGTGGCAGGAAATGCTGTGAGAAGTGATGGTGGAAAGTATTACAACACCCTTTATGTGTTCCACGATGGAGACCTCGTGGCAGTGCAGGACAAAATTCACCCGACGGAGAGTGAAAAGAAGAGAGGAATATGCTGTGGAGAAAAGCTGAAAGTTTTTGAGCTTGATGGAATAAGGTATTCGGCTTTAATCTGTGCTGATATTCTGTATCCGGAGCTGTGCAGGATTCCGGGGCTTAAGGGAGTTGACGTCGTGCTCAACCCTGTCGTCTCTTTCAAGAAATCTCAGCTGCCTGCACAGGAGTTCCGACACTGTCTTTACTTTACGAGATCCTTCGATAACGCCTATGCGATAGTGAAAGCGGGGGGAGTGGGTATCACGTTTACCGGTGAGAGATGTGTGGGAAGAAGCCTGATCTCAACCCCTGAAGGAATTATCTCCAGATACGAGAACGAGAACTCCGAGGAGCTGATCGAAGCGGAAATCGATATCGGCAGAATCAGGGAATACAGGAAGGTAAACTACTCTTTGAGGGATAGAAACATTTCAGCAATGAGGGAACTGCTGGATGGAGGAATTGAATGCTGA
- the truA gene encoding tRNA pseudouridine(38-40) synthase TruA → MLRVAFKYAYFGWNFSGNQFQPHLRTVDGEIFRAFEKLGINARERRYRIAGRTDAGVSAFGNVFAVNLDSFEPWFLRVLNSNLPDDVSVWAYSVVDGHFNPRKALSRVYRYVLPDEGFDVEAMKNAAQMLLGKHDFSGFAKACRPCVREILRSEIEKRGDFIIYTVEGNAFAWNMVRKIVTALKIAGMKSDPEIVKLVLSGEHVPLTPASPYGLILIDVKYPFEFKKDEKIYGLLQERIQERMRKFAQLYGIFRFLR, encoded by the coding sequence ATGCTGAGGGTGGCCTTCAAGTATGCTTACTTTGGCTGGAACTTCTCTGGAAACCAGTTTCAGCCACATCTCAGAACGGTTGATGGAGAAATCTTCAGGGCGTTTGAAAAGCTCGGCATCAACGCCAGGGAGAGAAGATACAGGATTGCAGGCAGGACCGATGCGGGTGTCAGCGCGTTTGGCAACGTTTTTGCGGTTAATCTCGACTCTTTTGAGCCTTGGTTTTTGAGAGTTCTCAATTCGAATTTGCCTGACGATGTCTCTGTCTGGGCATACAGCGTTGTTGATGGGCATTTCAATCCGAGGAAAGCTCTTTCGAGAGTTTACAGGTATGTTCTGCCCGACGAGGGATTTGATGTTGAAGCGATGAAAAATGCGGCACAGATGCTGCTGGGAAAGCACGACTTTTCTGGCTTTGCAAAAGCCTGTAGGCCCTGTGTCAGGGAGATTCTCCGCTCGGAAATTGAGAAGAGGGGAGATTTTATCATCTATACTGTTGAGGGCAATGCATTCGCCTGGAACATGGTGAGGAAGATTGTAACGGCTCTGAAAATTGCAGGAATGAAGAGTGATCCGGAAATAGTCAAGCTTGTTCTTTCGGGAGAACACGTACCCTTAACTCCAGCAAGCCCGTACGGACTGATACTCATTGATGTGAAATATCCTTTCGAGTTTAAAAAGGATGAAAAAATTTACGGGCTGCTGCAGGAGAGGATTCAGGAAAGGATGAGAAAATTTGCACAGCTCTACGGTATTTTCAGGTTTTTAAGGTAA
- the cobA gene encoding uroporphyrinogen-III C-methyltransferase — MTVYIVGSGPGDPELLTLKALRLIREADVILYDELIGEEIKELIKRESRAILIDVGKRAGKHKKKQDEINELLVKYGKEHDRVVRLKGGDPFVFGRGGEEIEVLAKHGIEFEVVPGITSAIAVPAYAGIPVTHRKYDPALVFITGKQERERLDWEALARLNATIVILMGVSNLRENVEKLLNHGKDPDTPVAIIENGTTEKQRIIRGKLSSIAGIAERENVKAPAVIVIGGVAEVSDKVKDYLKNLKIP, encoded by the coding sequence TTGACAGTATATATCGTCGGCTCAGGTCCGGGAGACCCTGAACTGCTGACCCTCAAGGCTTTGAGATTGATACGAGAAGCGGATGTTATTCTTTACGACGAACTCATAGGGGAGGAGATAAAAGAGCTTATTAAAAGAGAGAGCAGGGCAATCCTGATTGACGTAGGAAAAAGGGCCGGAAAACACAAGAAAAAGCAGGACGAGATAAACGAACTGCTTGTGAAATACGGGAAAGAACATGACAGAGTTGTAAGGCTCAAGGGTGGCGATCCCTTCGTCTTTGGCAGAGGTGGCGAGGAAATAGAGGTTCTGGCAAAACACGGAATTGAGTTTGAAGTTGTGCCGGGAATCACTTCAGCAATAGCAGTTCCAGCATACGCAGGCATACCTGTAACCCACAGGAAATACGATCCCGCACTGGTTTTCATAACGGGCAAGCAGGAAAGAGAGAGGCTTGACTGGGAGGCACTTGCAAGGCTGAACGCCACGATCGTCATACTCATGGGGGTGTCGAACCTCAGAGAGAACGTCGAAAAACTCCTGAACCATGGTAAAGACCCGGACACGCCTGTTGCAATAATCGAAAATGGAACCACGGAGAAACAGAGAATCATAAGGGGTAAGCTATCCAGCATCGCCGGGATTGCAGAAAGGGAAAATGTGAAGGCTCCGGCAGTGATAGTAATCGGAGGAGTGGCAGAGGTATCTGACAAAGTGAAGGATTACCTTAAAAACCTGAAAATACCGTAG
- the hemC gene encoding hydroxymethylbilane synthase, translating to MPESIVIGTRGSKLALAQAEKVKGILEKKGFETELKIIKTSGDIKRDRPLHEFRGIGAFVREIDLALKRGEIDIAVHSLKDVPTERVEGTVIAAVLERESPCDAFITKDGKRFEELESSSVIGTSSLRRRAMVLKLRKDLKIENLRGNVDTRLRKLNEGMYDGIFLAEAGLIRLGWDKKLKYQRLDPKIFVPSANQGIIAIATRENEKELVSFMNHEKTYREAMLERAVISELGIGCAIPAGIYAESEGRKIRLVCEILKENGEITARIDEKLDRDYSQSDVKEILREVIS from the coding sequence ATGCCTGAGAGCATTGTAATCGGGACAAGAGGTAGCAAGCTTGCCCTGGCACAGGCGGAAAAAGTAAAGGGAATACTGGAAAAAAAAGGATTCGAAACAGAGCTTAAAATAATCAAGACATCTGGAGACATTAAGAGAGACAGACCCCTGCATGAATTCAGGGGAATCGGAGCATTCGTAAGGGAGATAGACCTTGCGCTGAAAAGAGGCGAGATAGACATTGCCGTCCACAGTCTCAAGGACGTTCCAACTGAAAGGGTAGAGGGGACGGTGATTGCCGCGGTTCTTGAAAGAGAGTCACCATGTGATGCATTCATAACCAAGGATGGAAAGAGATTCGAGGAGCTTGAGAGCAGCTCTGTAATCGGCACATCGTCACTGAGAAGGAGAGCTATGGTTTTAAAATTGAGAAAAGACTTGAAGATAGAGAATCTCAGAGGAAACGTTGACACAAGACTGAGAAAGCTGAACGAGGGTATGTACGATGGAATTTTTCTTGCTGAAGCGGGATTGATCAGGCTCGGATGGGATAAAAAACTGAAATACCAGAGGCTCGATCCCAAAATATTCGTGCCATCAGCCAATCAGGGGATAATCGCCATAGCCACGAGAGAGAACGAAAAAGAGCTTGTCAGCTTTATGAATCACGAAAAAACATACAGAGAAGCTATGCTCGAGAGGGCTGTGATCAGCGAACTGGGAATAGGGTGTGCAATTCCGGCTGGAATCTATGCAGAGAGCGAGGGCAGAAAAATCAGACTCGTGTGCGAGATACTCAAAGAGAACGGAGAAATTACTGCCAGAATTGATGAAAAACTGGATAGAGATTACTCACAGAGTGATGTTAAAGAGATTCTGAGGGAAGTGATATCTTGA